From the genome of Thermodesulfobacteriota bacterium, one region includes:
- a CDS encoding GAF domain-containing protein, giving the protein MNLKKRLREVSIEKKNLRYRLPVIFAFFFFAPIISFFYMSLKYNILEDEYIALFFLLFLTSSLFGFVLIRRIFDQVSTISKNIAENITKEISGFYQPGATNELNGIVQSFRALEKELRINFEQINKQETQITTLKELSDLCYVTFDTEDILHIALERALKMVNADIGSVLILEDPHKEAFVVHSYFGPGEILKKGDRIDFYTSIAKFAVINRSPLLVEDIEKDTRFGRENRPHYGTKSFLCMPLKSIHDIFGVLTLSRGKMALPFTPEDANILTSLLSNAAFTYDNIQLIKKNREKVQQIKTLENIFKLLNSSLRESELFHALLNEFRDEVPFDLVLLMTRMKNMPDRISLLDFVAFMPTNLSRNSEYYFIGSVFDRVIKQENTLSLPGTTNLNYPIEQELFGKQGLKTVVLSPLKMGGKVIGILAVGSLRPGILQGTEYQIIQMAFTLTLAIEQNRLTSSIMKRDQEMEAIKQIGGILASSTFDMDKVLKHTMEMIEEIMDVEAGSLLFLNKNELEFKAAFNLDFDALHNFRPKLGQGIVGYSAARGEPVLVRDIQTSQYYDPEFDRRTGFKTRSVLCVPIISQGKVIGVIEVINRQHSIFDTNDLQLLQSIATSVSIAIENSRLYQETLSMAEHERAIRNMFQKFVPKEIVDKITYDSSGEKPVIDELKTLTLLNIDIRNFSTLASSIGPQKTVSILNHFFSAMGDIVFKYNGIVDKYLGDGFLAVFGAPILSTSDADNALSAALEMKKTLEVINKYLFNEIEITLTIGISIHTGEAVVGNIGFDKKMDYTVIGDSVNIVFRLQELTKNIPNAILISEKTRRAVMNSILDVREIGKYNAGHILG; this is encoded by the coding sequence TTGAATCTTAAAAAAAGACTGCGGGAAGTATCGATAGAAAAGAAGAATCTCAGGTACAGGCTCCCTGTCATATTTGCCTTTTTTTTCTTTGCTCCCATTATCAGCTTCTTCTATATGAGTCTGAAGTATAATATCCTGGAAGATGAATATATCGCTCTATTTTTTCTCCTCTTTCTTACTTCTTCACTGTTTGGGTTTGTTTTAATTCGGAGGATATTCGATCAAGTTTCTACAATTTCTAAAAATATAGCAGAAAATATTACAAAAGAAATTTCCGGTTTCTACCAACCCGGGGCTACAAACGAACTAAACGGAATCGTACAATCTTTCCGTGCCCTAGAAAAGGAACTCAGGATAAACTTTGAACAGATTAACAAACAAGAGACGCAGATTACCACCCTCAAAGAATTGTCGGACCTTTGTTATGTGACCTTCGATACAGAAGACATTCTCCATATCGCCCTGGAACGGGCATTAAAGATGGTAAATGCCGATATAGGATCTGTTTTAATTCTGGAAGACCCCCATAAGGAAGCATTTGTCGTCCATTCCTATTTTGGACCTGGAGAAATCCTAAAAAAGGGGGATAGGATTGATTTTTACACCAGTATCGCCAAATTTGCGGTTATTAATAGATCCCCCCTCCTGGTTGAAGATATCGAAAAGGATACCCGCTTTGGTCGGGAAAACCGTCCTCACTATGGAACAAAATCTTTCCTATGTATGCCTTTGAAAAGTATCCATGATATCTTTGGAGTTTTGACCCTTTCCCGGGGTAAAATGGCACTCCCATTTACCCCGGAAGATGCCAACATCTTGACCTCCCTTTTAAGCAATGCTGCCTTCACATATGACAATATTCAGCTGATTAAGAAAAACAGGGAGAAGGTTCAGCAGATCAAAACACTGGAAAATATCTTTAAGCTTCTGAATTCCAGCCTTCGGGAAAGTGAACTTTTTCACGCCCTCTTGAACGAATTTAGAGATGAGGTCCCCTTTGATCTGGTCCTTTTGATGACGCGGATGAAAAACATGCCGGACAGAATCTCCCTTCTGGATTTTGTTGCCTTTATGCCCACAAATCTCTCACGGAATTCAGAATACTACTTTATAGGTTCTGTCTTCGACCGGGTCATCAAACAGGAAAACACCCTGTCTTTACCGGGTACAACTAATTTAAACTACCCTATAGAACAAGAGCTATTTGGGAAACAGGGACTGAAAACAGTTGTTTTATCTCCTCTAAAGATGGGAGGGAAAGTAATAGGGATACTTGCCGTTGGATCTCTCCGCCCGGGCATTTTGCAGGGAACAGAATACCAAATCATCCAGATGGCATTTACCCTTACCTTAGCTATAGAGCAAAACCGTTTGACTTCCTCTATCATGAAGCGAGACCAGGAAATGGAAGCAATCAAACAGATCGGAGGGATACTGGCTTCCTCCACCTTTGACATGGATAAAGTCCTGAAACATACGATGGAAATGATTGAGGAGATTATGGACGTGGAAGCAGGTTCTCTGTTATTTCTGAATAAAAACGAACTCGAATTTAAGGCTGCCTTTAACCTTGATTTCGATGCACTTCATAATTTTCGACCTAAACTCGGACAGGGAATTGTTGGTTATTCCGCCGCTCGCGGGGAGCCGGTTCTGGTAAGAGATATTCAAACTTCCCAGTATTATGATCCGGAATTTGACCGGCGGACAGGTTTTAAAACCCGGTCCGTATTATGTGTGCCCATAATCTCCCAGGGAAAGGTTATTGGGGTTATCGAGGTCATTAACCGGCAGCACAGTATTTTTGATACCAATGATCTTCAACTCTTGCAATCGATTGCCACCTCAGTCAGCATTGCCATAGAAAACTCACGGCTTTACCAGGAAACATTGTCCATGGCAGAACATGAACGGGCAATTCGCAATATGTTTCAGAAGTTTGTGCCTAAGGAGATTGTGGACAAAATCACCTATGATTCTTCGGGGGAAAAACCAGTGATCGATGAATTGAAAACGTTAACTTTACTCAATATCGATATCCGGAATTTTTCCACCCTTGCCAGCAGCATCGGTCCTCAAAAGACCGTGTCGATTTTAAACCATTTTTTTTCCGCTATGGGAGACATCGTCTTCAAGTATAATGGGATCGTGGATAAGTACCTGGGAGATGGTTTTCTGGCTGTTTTTGGGGCTCCGATTTTAAGCACCTCTGATGCGGATAATGCCCTTTCCGCGGCACTGGAAATGAAAAAAACCCTCGAAGTTATAAACAAATATTTATTCAACGAAATTGAAATTACCCTGACAATTGGGATCAGTATTCATACCGGAGAAGCCGTAGTAGGAAATATTGGTTTTGATAAAAAAATGGATTACACGGTAATCGGAGATTCGGTCAATATTGTCTTCAGGTTGCAGGAACTCACCAAGAACATACCAAACGCTATTTTAATAAGCGAAAAGACCCGCCGGGCAGTCATGAACTCAATTCTGGATGTAAGGGAAATTGGAAAGTATAATGCCGGGCATATCCTTGGTTAA
- a CDS encoding FAD-dependent oxidoreductase, whose translation MNTLQFKRLFEPINIGPMTIKNRFVMSPMGTVFSRDVNEAHQRRLAYYEARAKGGTGMIIVEASAVDPRGAVLPGMICNYDDKFLHILEGYAETVKKHGAKAVIQLAHGGGATNSAISGMTPVAPSPVAPRPGGEIPRELTIPEIKEIVESFGEAALRAKKAGFDGVELHGAHAYLFVQFFTPAFNKRTDEYGGSLENRARFYVEVFQSIRDKVGPDFPVWSRINACHFNLDGGITLEDSKKLVKMMEEVGASAVNVSCYGIGKDNFINCTSTPGGLVYLADAIKKETNLPVIAIGMMTPETGERVLEEGKADLIAFARGFLCDPEIPNKAKAGKTEDIVPCIACFRCLQEMIFKLNPLMCSVNASLGREKECEIKPAEKRKKVMVVGSGPAGIEASRVAALRGHDITLYEKEKELGGQIRQASIPPGKERFKAYLEYLRTQAKKHGIQVQVGTNVTADLVEKEKPDAVVIATGGIPLLPEISGIDMSRIVTAGDVLLGKVKTGEKVLIIGGGLVGCETAHHLMDKGKKITITEILDAMATQRIPFIREAFLEELEKNGVDLLTGVTYKEIVDKGVILIDNKGKERMIEADTIILAAGAKPDDKLYEEIKGKVKEVYRAGDCIEPRLIGEAVQEGMHIGMSL comes from the coding sequence ATGAATACATTGCAATTTAAAAGGTTATTCGAGCCAATAAATATAGGACCCATGACCATCAAGAATCGCTTTGTCATGTCGCCCATGGGGACTGTTTTTTCAAGAGACGTCAATGAAGCCCACCAGCGGCGGTTAGCTTACTACGAGGCAAGGGCAAAGGGTGGTACCGGGATGATCATCGTTGAGGCTTCAGCTGTGGACCCCAGGGGAGCTGTGCTTCCTGGAATGATATGTAATTATGACGACAAATTTCTTCATATATTGGAAGGCTATGCTGAGACAGTCAAAAAGCATGGGGCAAAGGCTGTAATACAACTCGCCCATGGAGGAGGAGCGACGAATTCCGCTATAAGCGGTATGACACCTGTAGCACCTTCTCCTGTTGCCCCCAGGCCAGGGGGAGAGATCCCGCGTGAGCTGACTATCCCTGAAATAAAGGAAATTGTTGAGAGTTTCGGAGAGGCTGCCCTCAGGGCCAAAAAGGCAGGTTTTGACGGTGTAGAGTTGCACGGTGCCCATGCCTATCTGTTTGTCCAGTTCTTTACCCCTGCATTCAACAAAAGGACAGATGAATACGGCGGTTCTCTGGAAAACAGGGCAAGATTCTATGTGGAAGTATTTCAATCCATCAGAGATAAGGTCGGACCTGATTTTCCCGTGTGGTCTCGTATAAATGCATGTCACTTTAACCTCGATGGCGGTATTACCTTAGAGGACTCAAAGAAACTGGTAAAAATGATGGAAGAGGTTGGAGCCAGTGCGGTGAATGTTTCTTGCTACGGTATAGGAAAAGACAACTTCATAAATTGTACCAGCACCCCTGGTGGTCTGGTCTATTTGGCAGATGCCATAAAAAAGGAAACAAACCTGCCCGTAATAGCCATCGGGATGATGACGCCTGAGACAGGAGAAAGGGTTCTCGAAGAGGGGAAAGCCGATCTTATCGCATTCGCAAGGGGCTTTTTATGTGATCCGGAGATCCCCAATAAGGCAAAAGCAGGAAAAACAGAAGATATAGTACCGTGCATCGCTTGTTTCAGGTGTTTGCAGGAAATGATCTTTAAGCTGAATCCCTTAATGTGTTCCGTAAATGCCTCACTTGGCCGTGAGAAAGAGTGCGAGATAAAACCGGCGGAAAAGAGGAAAAAGGTCATGGTTGTCGGGAGCGGACCTGCCGGTATTGAAGCTTCCAGGGTTGCCGCCCTGAGGGGTCATGATATCACCTTATACGAGAAGGAAAAGGAACTGGGGGGACAGATTAGACAGGCAAGTATCCCTCCAGGGAAAGAAAGATTCAAAGCCTACTTAGAATATTTGAGAACTCAGGCAAAAAAACACGGGATTCAGGTACAGGTCGGTACAAATGTAACAGCCGATCTGGTTGAAAAGGAAAAGCCGGATGCTGTTGTCATCGCAACTGGTGGTATACCTTTACTCCCTGAAATATCAGGTATAGACATGTCAAGGATTGTCACTGCTGGCGATGTCCTTCTGGGAAAGGTAAAAACCGGGGAAAAGGTTCTAATAATAGGAGGCGGGTTAGTTGGTTGTGAGACGGCACACCATCTTATGGACAAAGGGAAAAAGATAACGATAACGGAGATATTGGATGCGATGGCAACCCAGAGGATACCCTTTATAAGGGAGGCATTTCTGGAAGAACTTGAAAAGAATGGAGTGGACCTATTGACAGGGGTTACCTACAAAGAAATTGTAGATAAAGGGGTCATTCTTATTGACAACAAGGGTAAGGAAAGGATGATAGAGGCGGATACGATTATTCTGGCTGCAGGTGCCAAACCTGATGACAAACTATACGAAGAAATCAAAGGTAAGGTCAAAGAGGTTTACAGGGCAGGGGACTGTATTGAGCCAAGGCTGATAGGGGAAGCGGTTCAAGAAGGGATGCATATAGGGATGAGTCTTTAG
- the lpxC gene encoding UDP-3-O-acyl-N-acetylglucosamine deacetylase, whose protein sequence is MYQKTIARQISFTGIGLHLGKKVNVTIRPANVDHGIIFLRTDTPEPVEIKANAASVVDTKFATTLGYNGVKISTVEHLLAAFMGLGIDNVLVEIDSSEVPIMDGSASPFVYLLKTAGIRAQKKPKKFLVIKRVIKVSDGDKRVILAPFKGLKITYTVDFDHPLIANQSYSAKFCNGTFEREISRARTFGFLKDVEVLKANGLAKGGSLDNAIVVGDFRIINEDGLRFHDEFVRHKILDSIGDLSLLGVPVIGHLIAYKSGHSLNYRLMKKVISNKKNWKLIEVYNEEFDRYNVPSFELLKQVPASA, encoded by the coding sequence ATGTATCAGAAGACAATTGCTAGACAGATAAGTTTTACGGGTATTGGGCTGCATTTGGGAAAAAAGGTAAACGTTACCATTAGACCAGCAAACGTAGATCATGGAATTATATTTTTAAGGACAGATACACCGGAGCCTGTGGAGATTAAGGCTAATGCGGCAAGTGTTGTTGACACAAAATTCGCTACAACCCTTGGATATAATGGAGTAAAGATATCTACTGTTGAACATTTATTAGCAGCATTCATGGGACTTGGAATAGATAATGTGCTAGTGGAGATTGATTCCTCCGAAGTACCTATTATGGATGGCAGTGCTTCTCCCTTTGTCTATCTTTTGAAAACTGCTGGTATTAGAGCTCAAAAAAAGCCTAAAAAATTTCTAGTAATAAAAAGGGTTATAAAGGTTTCCGATGGAGATAAGAGGGTTATTTTAGCCCCTTTTAAAGGGCTTAAAATTACATATACCGTGGATTTTGATCATCCTCTTATAGCAAATCAATCCTACTCTGCGAAATTCTGTAACGGGACTTTTGAGAGAGAAATATCCAGGGCTCGTACTTTTGGTTTCTTAAAGGATGTTGAAGTTCTCAAGGCAAATGGTTTAGCAAAAGGGGGTTCTCTGGATAATGCAATTGTTGTGGGGGATTTTAGGATTATAAATGAGGATGGCTTAAGATTCCACGATGAATTTGTTCGCCATAAAATACTGGATTCTATCGGAGACCTCAGCTTGCTAGGTGTTCCTGTTATTGGCCATCTTATAGCTTACAAATCGGGCCATTCTCTAAATTATAGGTTGATGAAAAAGGTTATCTCTAATAAAAAGAACTGGAAGCTGATAGAGGTTTATAACGAAGAATTTGACAGATACAATGTTCCCTCTTTTGAATTATTGAAACAGGTACCAGCTTCAGCCTAA
- a CDS encoding epoxyqueuosine reductase QueH → MKILLHVCCANCTIYPVQELKKEGIEVFGFFYNPNIHPYQEYRRRLKAVEEYSDKINLKMIYHNEYALEEFLQNVVFRENERCLYCYYTRLERAAQLAKREKFDFFTTTLLYSKFQKHEKVKEIGEGLASEYRVKFYYRDFREGWNDGIEISKDLGLYRQHYCGCIYSEKERYLKKNA, encoded by the coding sequence ATGAAGATATTGCTTCACGTCTGTTGTGCAAACTGTACTATTTATCCTGTCCAAGAACTGAAGAAAGAGGGTATAGAGGTCTTTGGGTTCTTTTATAACCCGAATATTCATCCTTATCAAGAATACAGAAGAAGGCTTAAAGCTGTGGAAGAATATTCGGACAAGATTAATTTAAAGATGATTTACCATAATGAATATGCACTGGAAGAGTTCTTGCAAAATGTGGTTTTTAGGGAAAATGAACGGTGCTTGTATTGTTATTATACCCGTTTGGAACGAGCAGCTCAGTTGGCAAAGAGAGAAAAATTCGACTTTTTCACCACAACCCTGTTATATAGTAAATTTCAGAAGCATGAAAAGGTAAAAGAAATTGGGGAGGGATTGGCCAGCGAGTATAGGGTTAAATTTTACTATAGGGACTTTCGCGAGGGATGGAATGACGGCATAGAGATATCAAAGGATCTGGGATTATATCGTCAGCATTACTGTGGCTGTATTTACAGCGAAAAGGAAAGGTATCTCAAAAAGAATGCATAA
- a CDS encoding acyl-CoA dehydrogenase family protein, which yields MIFKLTEEQEAVKRMVKNFAEKELAPYVDEWEEKEIFPRGAFKKIAELGLFGMTCPEEYGGTNMGFLSSAIIYEELGKTYRAMSYVSINNLVCFLIYKNGNEEQRRRWVIPLAKGDMFGGFALTEPNAGSDAAAIQTSAEKKGDGYVLNGSKIFISAGGEADIYTVVAKTDKEKGASGASIFVVEKGTHGFSFGKIEKKMGMCSYPTRELIFDDCIVSKEHLLGDEGKGFKMIMEALDGGRINIGAISVGLAQAALDKALSYSKERVQFGKPISEFQGIQFMLADMATEIEAARLLVYKAAYMKDQGLKVTKEAAMAKRFATDVAMKVTTDAVQILGGYGYMKDYTVERYMREAKVGQIVEGTNQIQRVVIARELLR from the coding sequence GTGATCTTTAAATTGACAGAAGAACAGGAAGCCGTAAAGAGGATGGTTAAAAACTTTGCAGAGAAAGAGTTAGCTCCTTATGTTGATGAGTGGGAAGAGAAAGAGATTTTTCCCAGGGGAGCCTTTAAAAAGATAGCGGAACTGGGGCTCTTTGGCATGACATGCCCTGAAGAGTACGGCGGTACTAATATGGGATTCCTGTCATCTGCCATAATATATGAAGAACTTGGAAAAACGTACAGGGCTATGAGTTATGTTTCGATTAACAATCTTGTTTGCTTTCTCATTTATAAAAACGGGAATGAAGAACAGAGAAGAAGATGGGTAATACCCCTGGCTAAAGGGGATATGTTCGGGGGTTTTGCCCTCACAGAACCCAATGCTGGCTCTGATGCAGCAGCCATTCAGACCTCTGCAGAAAAGAAAGGTGATGGTTATGTCCTGAATGGGAGCAAAATCTTCATCAGCGCCGGTGGAGAAGCCGATATTTATACCGTGGTGGCAAAAACTGATAAAGAAAAAGGGGCTTCTGGAGCCAGTATTTTTGTCGTTGAAAAGGGGACCCATGGTTTTTCCTTTGGTAAGATAGAAAAAAAGATGGGGATGTGCTCTTACCCTACAAGGGAGCTGATATTTGATGATTGTATCGTTTCTAAGGAACATCTTTTAGGTGATGAAGGTAAGGGTTTCAAGATGATAATGGAGGCCCTCGATGGGGGGAGGATAAACATAGGTGCAATATCTGTAGGTCTTGCTCAGGCAGCCTTAGACAAGGCGTTGAGTTATTCCAAAGAGCGAGTCCAGTTCGGCAAACCCATCTCCGAGTTTCAGGGGATTCAATTTATGCTTGCGGACATGGCTACAGAAATTGAAGCTGCAAGACTTCTCGTCTACAAAGCTGCTTATATGAAAGATCAAGGACTTAAGGTAACGAAAGAGGCTGCCATGGCAAAGAGATTCGCCACAGATGTAGCCATGAAGGTAACAACCGATGCTGTCCAGATCCTGGGTGGATATGGATATATGAAGGATTACACTGTTGAAAGATATATGAGGGAGGCCAAGGTAGGACAGATCGTTGAAGGAACCAACCAGATTCAAAGGGTAGTTATTGCGAGAGAATTGTTAAGGTGA
- a CDS encoding CaiB/BaiF CoA-transferase family protein, translating into MTLPLEGIRVLDLSRLLPGPYCSMLLGDLGAEVIKFEQPGVGDYVREMIPEIFMSVNRNKKSVTLSLKSDKGKEVFYRMVEKSDVVLEGFSPGVTERLGVDYGKVSKINPMIVYCSISGFGQDGPYRDIPGHDINYLGVGGILSLPGRVGEPPAKPGIPVGDLSSSMFATVSILAALMARDKIGKGQYIDVSMTDGIVSWMSVRAGGYLAGGDIPKVTEMGHLSPANDLFEAKDGRKVTVGALEEHFWESLCKVLGLEEFLNNPRYSTHRKRIENGKEISEKLRAVFLRKTRDEWLQEMKEARVPCGPVYTMEEVFSDPHIIHRGLIREIDDPKLGKIKQVPFPVKFSETPAEIKSPPPGMGEHTEEVLLTFGYSKEEIEGLRRENVV; encoded by the coding sequence ATGACGTTACCTTTGGAAGGGATACGGGTTTTAGATTTATCACGGCTTTTACCTGGTCCATATTGCTCTATGCTGTTAGGGGACCTGGGAGCAGAGGTAATCAAGTTTGAACAACCCGGGGTAGGAGATTATGTACGGGAGATGATTCCAGAAATTTTCATGAGTGTTAATAGAAACAAAAAGAGCGTTACCTTGAGCTTAAAATCCGATAAGGGGAAGGAAGTCTTTTATCGGATGGTAGAGAAATCGGATGTTGTATTAGAAGGTTTCAGCCCAGGTGTAACAGAGAGGTTGGGTGTTGACTACGGAAAGGTCAGCAAGATAAATCCTATGATCGTTTATTGTTCCATATCTGGTTTTGGTCAAGATGGGCCATACAGGGACATACCAGGTCATGACATCAATTACTTAGGAGTGGGAGGGATACTGAGTTTACCGGGTCGAGTGGGGGAACCACCTGCAAAGCCCGGTATACCAGTAGGCGATCTTAGTTCAAGTATGTTTGCCACAGTCTCGATCCTTGCAGCCTTAATGGCGCGAGATAAGATTGGAAAAGGTCAGTATATAGACGTCTCAATGACCGATGGTATTGTTTCGTGGATGAGTGTTCGTGCCGGCGGGTATCTTGCCGGGGGAGATATCCCGAAGGTTACTGAGATGGGCCATCTGTCGCCTGCTAATGACTTATTTGAGGCAAAAGATGGCAGGAAGGTTACTGTAGGGGCATTGGAGGAGCATTTCTGGGAAAGTCTCTGCAAGGTGCTGGGTTTGGAAGAGTTTCTGAATAATCCCCGATACAGCACTCATAGAAAGAGAATTGAGAATGGTAAGGAGATCTCTGAGAAACTAAGGGCTGTATTTTTGAGAAAAACCAGAGATGAGTGGCTTCAGGAGATGAAAGAAGCCCGTGTTCCGTGCGGCCCTGTTTATACAATGGAAGAGGTCTTTTCTGATCCCCACATCATACACAGAGGTTTGATACGAGAGATAGATGATCCTAAGTTAGGTAAGATAAAGCAGGTTCCATTTCCAGTTAAATTCTCAGAAACCCCTGCTGAGATTAAAAGCCCCCCTCCTGGGATGGGGGAGCATACGGAAGAGGTGCTACTTACCTTTGGGTACAGCAAGGAGGAGATTGAAGGTTTGAGGAGAGAGAATGTGGTTTAG
- the polA gene encoding DNA polymerase I — MSSKPRLFLIDGSSYIYRAYFAIGHLSTSSGFPTNAVFGFCNMLLKVIKDHKPDHMAVVFDAKGPTFRHEIYDQYKANRPFMPDDLVSQIPYIKKVVDGFNIPVLEMAGFEADDIIGTIAKKSEGKGVEVVIVTGDKDMLQLITENTTTLDTMKDRKYGVREVMDRFGVEPSQLVEIMGLAGDTSDNIPGVPGIGEKTAIELIKEFGTIENLLNNLDKVTGKRRRENLLEFGGQARLSKELATIDVDVPLSYDFDDFSLSEHDTGKIKNIFKELEFTKFLKEFSSQGVLPTENYNVVITEEEFGRLIEGLKNSHEFALDLETTSRDPMLAQLVGISFSYRPHEAFYIPLAHRYLGAPKQLRMDYVLPFLKPILEDESIKKIGQNVKYDYVVLKRYGIELSGINCDTMVASYLLNPSKHNHNLEDIAREYLDHQMISYKDLAGKGKNALTFDQIDIEKASIYTCEDSDVTFLLSNLLLPRLEKEGFADLFYNIEMPLIRVLTDMEMNGVKVDVDFLVRMSKEMEVKLNLLMKEIYSLAGEEFNINSTQQLGNILFEKLRLPGAKRTKTGYSTDVSILSKLAFAHKLPAKILEYRSLTKLKSTYLDALPRLIHPETGRIHTSYNQTVTATGRLSSSDPNLQNIPIRTQEGRKIRQAFIPEEGWSLISADYSQIELRLLAHISEDKILVDSFNNDQDVHSETAAEIFGILPSMVTSEMRRQAKAINFGVIYGMSSFGLAQELGISMKMAQDYIDNYFQRHEGVKGYIESILLQAKKDGYVTTLLNRRRYLPEINSKNHPTRQFAERTAINTPIQGSAADLIKVAMINISRRTSQLELYAKMIMQVHDELVFEVPDDEVGSVAEMVKEEMEGVMELLVPLKVDIGIGKSWGEAH; from the coding sequence ATGTCTTCTAAACCCCGTCTATTTTTGATAGATGGGAGTTCTTATATATACAGGGCATATTTTGCTATAGGTCATCTCTCTACCTCATCGGGTTTTCCCACAAATGCAGTATTTGGCTTTTGTAATATGTTGTTGAAGGTGATAAAAGATCATAAACCTGACCATATGGCTGTTGTCTTTGATGCAAAAGGCCCTACATTTCGCCATGAGATCTACGATCAATACAAGGCAAACAGACCTTTCATGCCAGATGATCTTGTTTCACAAATCCCCTATATCAAGAAGGTTGTCGATGGTTTTAATATCCCTGTTCTGGAAATGGCCGGCTTTGAAGCGGATGACATCATCGGCACTATTGCTAAAAAGAGTGAGGGGAAAGGGGTAGAGGTTGTCATCGTTACCGGTGATAAGGATATGCTTCAACTCATAACAGAAAATACAACTACCCTCGATACCATGAAAGACAGGAAGTATGGGGTCAGAGAGGTTATGGATCGATTTGGTGTTGAGCCATCTCAATTAGTAGAGATTATGGGGCTGGCAGGTGATACATCTGACAACATTCCAGGTGTCCCGGGTATTGGTGAAAAAACAGCTATAGAATTGATAAAAGAATTTGGCACAATTGAGAATCTCCTCAATAATCTGGATAAGGTTACCGGTAAACGCAGAAGGGAAAACCTTTTAGAATTTGGCGGTCAGGCGAGGCTAAGTAAAGAGTTGGCAACAATAGATGTCGATGTCCCTCTGTCCTATGATTTTGATGATTTTTCTCTATCTGAACATGACACGGGAAAGATAAAGAATATCTTTAAAGAATTAGAATTTACTAAATTTCTTAAAGAATTTTCGTCACAAGGGGTACTCCCCACCGAGAATTACAATGTGGTCATTACCGAAGAAGAATTTGGTAGATTGATTGAGGGGTTGAAGAACTCTCACGAGTTTGCCCTGGACTTGGAGACCACATCAAGGGACCCTATGCTGGCCCAGTTAGTGGGGATATCCTTTTCTTATAGACCCCATGAGGCATTTTATATACCTCTTGCCCATAGATATCTGGGAGCCCCGAAACAGCTGAGAATGGACTATGTACTTCCGTTTTTAAAGCCAATCCTTGAAGATGAGAGTATCAAAAAGATAGGACAGAACGTGAAGTATGACTATGTGGTTCTTAAGCGGTACGGCATTGAGCTTTCAGGGATAAATTGTGATACAATGGTGGCATCTTACCTGTTAAATCCATCGAAACATAATCATAATCTTGAGGACATTGCCAGGGAATATCTTGACCACCAGATGATATCTTATAAAGATTTAGCAGGGAAAGGTAAGAATGCCCTGACATTCGATCAGATAGATATTGAAAAGGCTTCAATCTATACATGTGAAGACTCTGATGTTACGTTCCTCCTGTCTAATTTATTATTACCGAGGCTTGAGAAAGAGGGGTTTGCTGACCTCTTTTATAATATCGAGATGCCTTTAATCCGGGTACTGACCGATATGGAGATGAATGGGGTTAAAGTGGACGTGGACTTCCTCGTTAGAATGTCTAAAGAGATGGAGGTTAAGTTAAACCTGCTTATGAAAGAGATATATAGTCTGGCAGGAGAGGAGTTTAATATCAATTCTACTCAACAGTTGGGCAATATCCTCTTTGAGAAACTGAGGTTGCCAGGAGCAAAGCGGACAAAAACGGGGTATTCTACCGACGTAAGCATCCTTAGCAAGTTGGCTTTTGCACATAAATTGCCGGCAAAGATATTGGAATACAGAAGTCTGACAAAATTAAAATCTACCTATCTTGATGCACTCCCAAGACTGATCCACCCGGAAACCGGAAGAATTCATACCTCTTATAACCAGACCGTTACTGCTACCGGGAGATTAAGCAGCAGCGATCCAAACTTGCAAAATATTCCCATAAGGACACAAGAGGGTAGAAAAATCCGCCAGGCATTTATCCCTGAAGAGGGATGGTCTTTAATCTCTGCTGATTATTCTCAGATAGAGCTTCGGCTTTTGGCCCATATTTCAGAGGATAAAATACTTGTAGATTCATTTAACAACGATCAGGATGTCCACTCAGAAACAGCAGCAGAGATATTCGGTATTCTTCCATCAATGGTTACTTCTGAAATGCGTAGACAGGCAAAAGCAATCAACTTTGGAGTTATATACGGGATGAGTTCTTTTGGTTTAGCCCAGGAATTGGGGATAAGCATGAAGATGGCACAGGATTATATTGATAACTACTTTCAGAGACATGAAGGAGTAAAGGGATATATTGAAAGTATATTGCTTCAGGCTAAAAAAGATGGATATGTAACAACCCTGTTGAATCGACGTCGTTACCTTCCTGAGATAAACAGTAAGAATCATCCCACCAGACAATTTGCTGAACGCACCGCCATAAATACGCCTATCCAGGGTAGTGCGGCCGATTTAATAAAAGTTGCCATGATAAACATCTCAAGAAGGACATCACAATTGGAGCTTTATGCAAAGATGATTATGCAGGTTCATGATGAATTGGTCTTTGAAGTACCTGATGATGAGGTAGGTAGTGTGGCGGAGATGGTGAAAGAGGAGATGGAAGGGGTAATGGAACTCCTTGTGCCTTTAAAGGTCGATATTGGGATTGGAAAGAGCTGGGGAGAGGCTCATTAA